In one window of Hyla sarda isolate aHylSar1 chromosome 1, aHylSar1.hap1, whole genome shotgun sequence DNA:
- the LOC130306782 gene encoding thioredoxin-like, with amino-acid sequence MERTMREAGGRPLVIAFISYRCPHCRRFLPILEALCQEMPDVIFKKVDVNASEELRDEYGIESVPDTYLFKNGILSNRIAGADKESLLNSLQFLRN; translated from the exons ATGGAAAGAACTATGAGAGAAGCTGGAGGAAGGCCTTTAGTAATTGCttttatatcttatagatgtccaCACTGCAGAAGGTTTTTGCCCATTCTCGAA GCACTATGTCAAGAGATGCCTGATGTCATCTTCAAGAAAGTGGATGTTAACGCTTCAGAA GAGCTGAGGGATGAATATGGAATTGAGAGTGTACCAGATACTTACCTGTTCAAAAATGGTATTTTG AGCAATCGAATAGCTGGGGCCGACAAAGAGTCACTGCTGAATAGTCTCCAGTTTCTGAGAAACTAG